A single genomic interval of Romboutsia ilealis harbors:
- a CDS encoding SpoIVB peptidase S55 domain-containing protein, which translates to MNDQKISTLKKVLSTTLIMILLGSSFVFCDENPISKNTKLMPSGEVIELGVKLKYPIVRSKLNRNKTLKESDILLSIKLNDEEIVPSRKNIEKTMRVENLPLKATCYRKGKVKSIDITSDDLRDFEFGYYSYYLGTVTAIDSEGNFIGLSHNLKDEQMPFDFLDNAVYKTCYVQTKKNTLFNTGYLVTSAEGDKIGKFTGTGDGGICGKFESYTYNPNLAFEIGTPKVGTAYLYCKSPVTNELKMHEIEISQVGKEVSQIKIIDKDLLKYRGGIVQGMSGTPIIQDNKIVGGARAVVKSNKRIGVMTNIDYMIKNCNK; encoded by the coding sequence ATGAATGACCAAAAAATTAGCACTTTAAAGAAAGTTCTTTCAACCACATTAATAATGATTTTATTAGGTTCATCTTTTGTATTTTGTGATGAAAATCCAATATCTAAAAATACAAAACTTATGCCCTCTGGTGAAGTTATTGAATTGGGTGTAAAGCTAAAGTATCCTATTGTAAGAAGTAAGCTAAATCGTAATAAAACCTTAAAAGAATCAGATATACTATTATCTATAAAATTAAACGATGAGGAAATTGTTCCAAGTCGTAAAAATATAGAAAAAACTATGAGAGTTGAAAATTTACCTTTGAAAGCTACTTGTTATAGAAAAGGTAAAGTTAAATCAATAGATATAACATCTGATGATCTTAGGGATTTTGAATTTGGTTATTATTCATATTATCTAGGAACTGTTACAGCAATTGATTCTGAAGGTAATTTTATAGGGTTATCTCATAATTTAAAAGATGAACAAATGCCTTTTGATTTTTTAGATAATGCTGTTTATAAAACATGTTATGTTCAAACAAAGAAAAATACTCTATTTAATACTGGATATTTAGTTACAAGTGCAGAGGGTGATAAAATAGGTAAATTTACTGGTACTGGAGATGGTGGTATATGTGGAAAATTTGAAAGCTACACATATAATCCTAATTTGGCTTTTGAAATAGGTACTCCAAAGGTAGGTACTGCTTATTTATATTGTAAGTCTCCTGTAACTAATGAGTTAAAGATGCATGAGATTGAGATATCTCAAGTTGGGAAAGAAGTTTCTCAAATAAAGATTATTGATAAAGATTTGTTAAAATACCGTGGCGGTATAGTTCAAGGTATGAGTGGTACTCCTATAATTCAAGATAATAAGATTGTTGGTGGAGCTCGTGCTGTTGTAAAGTCTAATAAACGTATTGGTGTTATGACAAATATAGATTATATGATTAAAAATTGTAATAAATGA
- a CDS encoding Fic family protein: MQNKLTKREQSKQNNILAIQTFKNQGYTVAQTAELLRLSKRTVYRYWDNTDYKIFNNISEVKTETEQYITKEKYKYQMEKGKDLDYEWDKILSKRKEIATYTELKNEKGNKLWFVETEKIKSAIDYIEIKAKDDLLKYSKSLFKNYISSEEMLLDSLADESFYSSTIEGAFSTRKVAKELVTDKRVPSSKSEKMIYNNHMALKYGLEDKENQITEDLMLKIFELISKDTLDEETQINKYRVEDVVVRDKRGEIIHEGAHVDNIQSMMDDLFRFMYSNDINPIIKSAIFHFYFVFVHPFPDGNGRTARATSYIYLVKEGYDIFKHFSISALIAQKKSKYYKCIKDVEDNELDMTYFIEFILGVVSESIDIILDKYTRKHIENYIFMELVDKGVNITNEQKKIIKYILNKENYSATIENYTKKNKSSDYKKVNKDMNYLTDIGILTKSKEGRHNLYSINVIK, translated from the coding sequence ATGCAAAATAAACTTACAAAACGAGAACAAAGCAAACAAAATAATATATTAGCAATACAAACATTTAAAAATCAAGGGTACACAGTAGCACAAACAGCAGAACTATTAAGACTATCTAAAAGAACAGTATATCGTTATTGGGACAATACTGATTATAAAATATTTAATAATATATCAGAAGTTAAAACTGAAACAGAACAATATATAACAAAAGAAAAATATAAATATCAAATGGAAAAGGGTAAAGATTTAGATTATGAATGGGATAAGATATTATCTAAAAGAAAAGAAATAGCCACTTATACAGAACTAAAAAATGAAAAAGGAAATAAGCTATGGTTTGTAGAAACTGAAAAAATTAAATCTGCTATAGATTATATAGAAATAAAAGCAAAAGATGATTTATTAAAATATAGTAAAAGTTTATTTAAAAATTATATAAGCTCAGAAGAAATGCTTTTAGATAGTTTAGCAGATGAATCTTTTTATTCAAGTACTATAGAAGGGGCATTTTCAACTAGAAAAGTAGCAAAAGAATTAGTAACGGATAAAAGAGTTCCATCAAGTAAAAGTGAAAAAATGATATATAACAATCACATGGCTCTTAAGTATGGTCTTGAGGATAAGGAAAATCAGATTACGGAAGACCTAATGTTAAAGATTTTTGAGTTAATATCAAAAGATACATTAGATGAAGAAACTCAAATAAATAAGTATAGGGTAGAGGATGTTGTAGTAAGAGATAAAAGAGGAGAAATAATCCATGAAGGTGCTCATGTAGATAATATACAATCTATGATGGATGATTTGTTTAGATTTATGTATAGCAATGATATTAATCCTATAATAAAAAGTGCAATATTTCACTTTTATTTTGTTTTTGTACATCCATTCCCTGATGGTAATGGAAGAACTGCAAGGGCAACTTCTTATATATATTTAGTTAAAGAAGGATATGATATATTTAAGCATTTTTCTATCTCAGCATTAATTGCTCAAAAGAAAAGTAAATATTATAAGTGTATAAAAGATGTTGAAGATAATGAATTAGATATGACATATTTTATTGAATTTATTCTTGGAGTTGTGTCAGAATCTATTGATATAATATTGGATAAATATACTAGAAAGCATATTGAAAATTATATATTTATGGAACTTGTAGATAAAGGTGTAAATATAACTAATGAGCAAAAAAAGATTATAAAATATATATTAAACAAAGAAAATTACAGTGCTACTATTGAGAATTATACTAAAAAGAATAAGTCATCAGACTATAAAAAAGTGAATAAAGATATGAATTATTTAACTGATATTGGAATACTAACTAAATCTAAAGAAGGAAGACATAATCTATATTCCATTAATGTTATTAAATAA
- a CDS encoding sigma-70 family RNA polymerase sigma factor, protein MQNNLLIKYIKKKNPKGMDMLIDNYGGIIASVVRNHLGTLINYEEECINDVLLSIWESIDGYDRDKNTFKNWICAIAKYKSINYRKKYLAKYEQTEINNEIYYIDKNLVKLEINEDVEDILRCLNHKDKELFIKYYIEGYELEEIAKTNKTNVTNLYSRLSRGRKKIKKTLNYKEI, encoded by the coding sequence TTGCAAAATAACCTATTAATTAAATATATAAAGAAGAAAAATCCTAAGGGAATGGATATGCTGATAGATAATTATGGTGGAATTATAGCATCAGTAGTAAGAAACCATCTGGGGACTTTAATAAATTACGAAGAAGAATGTATAAATGATGTTTTACTATCTATTTGGGAAAGTATTGATGGATATGATAGGGATAAAAACACCTTTAAAAATTGGATATGTGCCATTGCTAAATATAAATCAATTAATTACAGAAAAAAGTATTTAGCTAAATATGAACAAACAGAAATAAACAATGAAATTTACTATATAGATAAAAACTTAGTAAAATTAGAGATAAATGAAGATGTAGAAGATATTTTACGTTGTCTAAATCATAAAGATAAAGAATTATTTATTAAATATTATATTGAGGGTTATGAACTTGAGGAGATAGCTAAAACAAATAAAACAAATGTTACAAACTTATATAGTAGGTTATCTAGGGGTAGAAAGAAAATAAAAAAAACTTTAAATTATAAGGAGATATAA
- a CDS encoding aldo/keto reductase → MVEKFMLLSNGVKIPSIGFGTYKSGNDEETAKIVKNALNLGYKMIDTASFYNNEVGIGKGIKESGIDRKDIFLVTKLWNDDHGYDNTIEAFNKSLNNLQVDYIDLYLIHWPNKLNAETWRAFEHLYETGKIKAIGVCNFKIEHLEELKKTAKIMPMVNQVEIHPFSTKNNIINYCKDNNVKVVAWSPISRGRVLSNELMIDLSQKYKKSIVQIVLRWHMQKGVIPIPKSSNENRIKENIDIFDFEISSEDMKAIDSLDEGDDMSVTTPPLNTIYEEVR, encoded by the coding sequence ATGGTTGAAAAATTTATGTTATTAAGTAATGGAGTAAAAATACCATCAATAGGATTTGGAACATATAAATCAGGGAATGATGAAGAAACAGCTAAAATAGTTAAAAATGCTTTAAATCTAGGATATAAAATGATAGATACTGCTTCATTTTATAACAATGAAGTAGGAATAGGTAAAGGTATAAAAGAAAGTGGTATAGATAGAAAAGATATATTTTTAGTAACTAAACTTTGGAATGATGATCATGGTTATGATAACACTATCGAAGCTTTTAACAAATCATTAAATAACCTACAAGTAGATTACATAGATTTATATTTAATACATTGGCCAAATAAATTAAACGCTGAAACTTGGAGAGCATTTGAACATTTATATGAGACAGGAAAAATAAAAGCTATCGGAGTATGTAACTTTAAAATTGAGCATTTAGAAGAACTAAAGAAAACTGCAAAAATAATGCCAATGGTAAACCAAGTAGAAATTCATCCTTTTAGCACTAAAAATAATATTATTAACTACTGCAAAGATAATAATGTTAAAGTAGTTGCGTGGAGTCCTATAAGTAGAGGAAGAGTATTATCTAATGAATTAATGATTGATTTATCGCAAAAATATAAAAAATCAATAGTACAAATAGTATTAAGATGGCATATGCAAAAAGGAGTTATACCTATACCAAAATCATCAAACGAAAACAGAATAAAAGAGAATATAGACATATTTGACTTTGAAATTTCTAGTGAAGATATGAAAGCAATAGATTCATTAGATGAAGGGGATGATATGTCAGTAACAACACCACCATTAAATACCATATATGAAGAAGTAAGATAA
- a CDS encoding aldo/keto reductase yields the protein MPKSSNENRIKENIDIFDFELSSEDMKAIDSLDKGDDMSVTPPLNTIV from the coding sequence ATACCAAAGTCATCAAACGAAAACAGAATAAAAGAGAATATAGACATATTTGACTTTGAACTTTCTAGTGAAGATATGAAAGCTATAGATTCATTAGATAAAGGGGATGATATGTCAGTAACACCACCATTAAATACTATAGTATGA
- a CDS encoding nucleotidyltransferase substrate binding protein, with product MAKKLDERKEDFYKALKRLEEALKKDISDDIIIDGIIQRFEFTFEQAWKVMKLYLEDQGILDEALAPRSTIRCAFKHKLINNGDVWIEMMLDRNRTSHMYDEETAVNIVNLVKEKYIIEFNKLKDFLED from the coding sequence ATGGCTAAAAAATTAGATGAAAGAAAAGAAGACTTCTATAAGGCATTAAAAAGATTGGAAGAAGCTCTTAAAAAGGATATATCAGATGATATTATAATAGATGGGATTATACAAAGATTTGAATTTACATTTGAACAAGCTTGGAAAGTAATGAAGCTATACCTAGAAGATCAAGGTATACTAGATGAAGCACTAGCACCAAGAAGTACAATAAGATGTGCATTTAAACATAAGCTGATAAATAATGGTGATGTATGGATAGAGATGATGTTAGATAGAAATAGGACATCTCATATGTATGATGAAGAAACAGCAGTTAATATAGTAAACTTAGTAAAAGAAAAATACATAATAGAATTTAATAAACTAAAAGATTTTTTAGAGGATTAA
- a CDS encoding type I restriction endonuclease subunit R, with amino-acid sequence MFTEESLENVVIEYLKDIDYKYIHGSNLNRDNKEVLLLDRLEERLININKEIPKSSIKEAIRKIRTFETNDVFTNNKLFHKYFTEGVEVTDFINGETKYYTIKLIDYDDIENNDFLVVNQLEIVEDGNKKIPDVIIYINGIPIVCMELKSTSREEVDIEDAYKQLMNYKEVHIPSLFYYNAFLVISDGVNTKAGTITAPIDRFMAWKKVNGDEEIKDLFSIDYRNLDTLIYGMFDKNRLLDIIKNFILFTPKGKIMAQYHQYYGMKKAINSVVNAVKNDGRAGVVWHTQGSGKSFSMTFLAGNLVKHNKLNNPTILVITDRNDLDGQLYDTFCSAYEFLRQEPIKCESRADVREILEGRKTGGVIFSTIQKFVEETGLLSDRENIVVMVDEAHRTQYNIDGKLDTNTGEIKYGYAKYLRESLPNATYIAFTGTPIETTDKSTYGVFGDLIDVYDMTQAVEDGATVKIYYESRLAKVKLDRHQMDLIDNEYYNMQVNEGVEDYIVDQSQKQMSRMEQIICDEDRIKQVVKDIIAHYEDRENLVAGKAMIVAYSRKAAYMMYKEILEQRPSWNNKVKMVMTTNNQDSEEMAKLIGTKKTQKQREDEFRDLESEFKIVIVVDMWLTGFDVPSLDTMYIDKPMKAHNLMQAIARVNRVYPGKSGGLVVDYIGLKKELFDALKTYTTRDQDKIQENEEAKIIALDILEILRNEFHKFDYEPFFGDSDKVRYELIRDGAEFVQFIEQRKNIFMEQTKKLKDVYKICTALLSKRTKDEIAFFMAVRSFIMKTTRTGKPDLKEVNARISKMLEEAIIGDEVIVLTSAGSQETFDLLNEDNINKLRALPQKNIATNILMRAMKDKVEQVKQKNIIVSRAFSEKLQKIIEKYNNRNDEKDVFEVLEALVEFKHELLKAIESGDEIDLTYEEKAFFDVLTADPEVIASMEDDILINIAKDLTKTVKENMCPAWHERKQAQAKMRMHIKKLLKKYDYPPNKSEKAIEDVMEQVKLQCVAGM; translated from the coding sequence ATGTTTACAGAAGAAAGCCTAGAAAATGTAGTCATAGAATACCTAAAAGACATTGACTACAAATATATACATGGAAGTAACTTAAACAGAGATAATAAAGAAGTTCTTCTACTAGATAGATTAGAAGAACGCCTTATAAATATAAATAAAGAAATACCAAAAAGTTCAATAAAAGAAGCAATAAGAAAAATACGTACATTTGAAACTAATGACGTATTTACAAACAATAAGCTATTTCACAAATACTTTACAGAAGGAGTGGAAGTAACAGACTTTATAAATGGAGAAACAAAGTATTACACTATAAAATTAATTGATTATGACGATATAGAAAATAACGACTTTTTAGTAGTAAATCAATTAGAAATAGTGGAAGATGGAAATAAAAAAATACCAGATGTAATAATATACATAAACGGTATACCAATAGTATGTATGGAACTAAAAAGTACTTCTCGTGAAGAAGTAGATATTGAAGATGCCTACAAACAATTAATGAACTACAAAGAAGTTCATATACCATCATTATTTTACTACAATGCATTTTTAGTAATAAGTGATGGTGTAAACACTAAAGCAGGTACTATTACAGCACCTATAGATAGATTTATGGCATGGAAAAAAGTTAATGGAGATGAAGAAATAAAAGATTTATTCTCTATAGATTATAGAAATTTAGATACCTTAATTTATGGCATGTTTGATAAAAATAGATTATTAGATATTATAAAAAACTTCATATTATTTACTCCAAAGGGAAAGATAATGGCTCAATATCATCAATACTATGGTATGAAAAAAGCTATAAATTCAGTAGTTAATGCAGTAAAAAATGATGGTAGAGCAGGAGTTGTTTGGCATACACAAGGAAGTGGTAAGAGTTTTTCGATGACTTTCTTAGCAGGTAACTTAGTAAAGCATAATAAGTTAAACAATCCAACTATATTAGTAATAACTGATAGAAATGATTTAGATGGTCAGTTATATGATACTTTTTGTTCAGCATATGAGTTTTTAAGACAAGAACCTATAAAATGTGAAAGTAGAGCGGATGTACGTGAAATACTAGAAGGAAGAAAAACTGGTGGTGTAATATTTTCTACTATTCAAAAATTCGTAGAAGAAACTGGATTATTAAGTGATAGAGAAAATATTGTGGTAATGGTAGATGAAGCTCACCGTACTCAATACAATATAGATGGAAAGCTAGATACTAATACTGGCGAGATAAAGTATGGTTATGCAAAATATCTAAGAGAATCTCTACCTAATGCAACATATATAGCATTTACTGGTACTCCTATAGAAACAACTGATAAATCTACTTATGGAGTATTTGGTGATTTAATAGATGTATATGATATGACACAGGCAGTAGAAGATGGAGCTACTGTTAAAATATATTATGAATCAAGACTAGCTAAAGTTAAACTAGATAGACATCAAATGGATTTAATAGATAATGAATATTATAATATGCAAGTTAATGAAGGTGTAGAGGATTATATAGTTGATCAAAGTCAAAAGCAAATGTCTCGTATGGAGCAAATTATTTGTGATGAAGATAGAATAAAACAAGTTGTAAAAGATATAATAGCTCACTATGAAGATAGAGAAAACTTAGTAGCAGGAAAAGCTATGATAGTTGCATACTCAAGAAAAGCAGCATATATGATGTATAAGGAAATTCTAGAGCAAAGACCTAGTTGGAATAATAAGGTTAAAATGGTTATGACAACAAATAATCAAGATAGTGAAGAAATGGCAAAGCTAATAGGAACTAAGAAAACTCAAAAGCAAAGGGAAGATGAATTTAGAGATTTAGAAAGTGAGTTTAAAATAGTTATAGTAGTTGATATGTGGCTAACAGGTTTTGATGTACCTTCTCTTGATACTATGTATATAGATAAGCCTATGAAAGCTCACAACTTAATGCAGGCAATAGCTCGTGTAAATAGAGTATATCCTGGTAAAAGTGGAGGTTTAGTAGTTGATTATATAGGTCTTAAAAAAGAGTTATTTGATGCACTTAAAACTTATACAACTAGAGACCAAGATAAGATACAAGAAAATGAAGAGGCTAAGATAATAGCATTAGATATATTAGAGATACTAAGAAATGAGTTTCATAAGTTTGATTATGAGCCTTTCTTTGGTGATAGTGATAAAGTAAGGTATGAATTAATTAGAGATGGAGCAGAATTTGTTCAATTTATAGAGCAAAGAAAAAATATCTTTATGGAACAAACTAAAAAATTAAAAGATGTTTATAAAATATGTACAGCTCTATTATCAAAAAGAACCAAAGATGAAATAGCATTTTTTATGGCAGTAAGGTCATTTATTATGAAAACAACAAGAACAGGAAAGCCTGATTTAAAAGAAGTAAATGCTAGAATATCAAAAATGTTAGAAGAAGCTATAATAGGTGATGAGGTAATTGTTTTAACTAGTGCAGGCTCACAAGAAACTTTTGATTTATTAAATGAAGATAATATAAATAAGCTAAGAGCGTTACCACAAAAGAATATAGCAACAAATATATTAATGAGAGCTATGAAGGATAAAGTAGAACAAGTAAAGCAAAAGAATATTATTGTAAGTAGAGCATTTAGTGAAAAACTACAAAAGATAATAGAAAAGTACAATAACCGTAATGATGAAAAAGATGTATTTGAAGTATTAGAAGCTTTAGTAGAATTTAAGCATGAGTTATTAAAAGCTATAGAATCTGGAGATGAAATAGATTTAACATACGAAGAAAAGGCATTTTTTGATGTATTAACAGCAGATCCAGAGGTAATTGCTAGTATGGAAGATGATATTTTGATAAATATTGCAAAGGATTTAACTAAAACTGTTAAAGAGAATATGTGTCCCGCTTGGCATGAAAGAAAGCAAGCACAGGCAAAGATGAGAATGCATATTAAGAAATTGTTAAAGAAATATGATTATCCACCAAATAAAAGTGAAAAGGCTATTGAGGATGTAATGGAACAAGTTAAACTTCAATGTGTAGCGGGAATGTAA
- a CDS encoding nucleotidyltransferase domain-containing protein has translation MIEEKLRLELESIFKKYKEIEQVILFGSRARQDNKYNSDIDLCLFGEKITHLIQAKVTMDIEEVNTPLSFDILNFNELTKEKLIENIKNEGIIIYNG, from the coding sequence GTGATTGAAGAAAAACTAAGATTAGAGTTAGAGAGTATATTTAAAAAATATAAAGAAATAGAACAAGTAATATTATTTGGCTCAAGAGCTAGACAAGATAATAAATATAATTCAGATATAGATTTATGTTTATTCGGAGAAAAAATAACCCATTTAATACAAGCGAAAGTAACTATGGATATAGAAGAAGTAAATACACCTCTAAGTTTTGATATACTAAATTTTAATGAATTAACGAAAGAAAAACTAATTGAAAATATAAAAAATGAAGGGATTATAATATATAATGGCTAA